In Micromonospora ferruginea, the sequence CTCGGTCTCGTCCACGTCGCGGACCACGCCCCGGCCGCAGAGGTCGCCGAGGATCCTGTCGCGCAGCCCGTGCCGCAGCCGCTGCACCCACGACGACGGCGTGTGCGGGGTGTCCGCGGCGATCTTGGCGAGGACCGCGTCGGCGATCGGCTCGCCGGTCGGCGCCGGGTCGACCACCGCCAGGTTCCCGTCCGCGTACGCGACCCGGCCGGCCAGGGCCAGCTCGACCAGCACCGCGGCGGCCATGCCCAGGTCCAGGCTGATCCGCGGCATGGCGGCCTTGCCGGTTTCGTCGTCATACGCGAGGAGGAGCAACTCCTCGGCGAGCGCAACACCAGTCATGGCCCGGAACGCTAGCGCCTCCGCGCAGCCCGCGCACCGACACGCCGAGGTCTCCCCTCCCGCCGCCCGGATCATGCGAAAAGGGCCCGTCCGAGCGGATCGGGCCCTTTTCCGTGCGCCTAGAAGCGCGGCATGCCGCCGAACTGGCGGTCGCCGGCGTCGCCGAGGCCCGGGACGATGAACATCCGGTCGTTGAGGCCCTCGTCGATCGACGCGGTGACCAGGCGCAGCGGCAGGCCGGAGCGCTCCAGCCGCTCGATGCCGACCGGTGCGGCCAGCACGCAGAGCACGGTGATGTCGGTGCACCCCCGGTCGGCGAGCAGCCGGCAGCAGTGCTCCAGCGAGCCGCCGGTGGCCAGCATCGGGTCGAGCACCAGCACCGGCCGGCCGCTCAGGTCCCGGGGCAGCGACTCCATGTACGCCCGGGGCTCGTACGTCTCCTCGTCGCGGGCCAGGCCCACGAAGCCCATCGACGACTCGGGCACCAGCGCGAGCGCGGCGTCGGCCATGCCGAGCCCGGCCCGCAGCACCGGCACCAGCAGCGGCGGGTTGGCCAGCCGGGTGCCCTCGGTGGCGGTGACCGGGGTCTGGATCGAGTAGTTCTCGACGGGGAAGGAGCGCGCGGCCTCGTACAC encodes:
- the upp gene encoding uracil phosphoribosyltransferase, which codes for MDVTVIDHPLAQTRLTAMRDARTDSASFRAALRELTTMLVYEAARSFPVENYSIQTPVTATEGTRLANPPLLVPVLRAGLGMADAALALVPESSMGFVGLARDEETYEPRAYMESLPRDLSGRPVLVLDPMLATGGSLEHCCRLLADRGCTDITVLCVLAAPVGIERLERSGLPLRLVTASIDEGLNDRMFIVPGLGDAGDRQFGGMPRF